The Thermodesulfobacteriota bacterium genome window below encodes:
- the rplJ gene encoding 50S ribosomal protein L10: MERSEKKVQIEELKGRFEKADATFLADYTGIKAEGMTALRKSLRESAAEFKISKNTLTRLAIKGTSSESLSEHFKGPVAVAFSYKDAAATAKVLTEFAKSEPNFEMKVGVLGDRVMDLAEIKGLASLPSREELLARLVGVLNNVPTGLVRVLGGVPLKLLYALNAIGETKKSA; this comes from the coding sequence GTGGAAAGAAGCGAAAAGAAAGTTCAGATAGAAGAGCTCAAGGGCAGGTTCGAGAAGGCCGACGCGACCTTCCTGGCCGACTATACGGGCATCAAGGCCGAGGGGATGACCGCGCTCAGGAAGTCCTTGAGAGAGTCGGCGGCGGAGTTCAAGATATCGAAGAACACCCTTACGAGGCTCGCGATAAAGGGCACGAGTTCCGAGAGCCTTAGTGAGCACTTCAAGGGGCCCGTGGCCGTAGCCTTCAGCTATAAGGACGCGGCCGCCACGGCCAAGGTCCTTACCGAGTTCGCAAAGAGCGAGCCCAACTTCGAGATGAAGGTCGGGGTCCTCGGCGACAGGGTTATGGACCTGGCCGAGATCAAGGGGCTGGCGAGCCTGCCCTCCAGGGAGGAGCTCCTTGCCAGGCTCGTAGGTGTATTGAATAACGTACCCACCGGCCTTGTCAGGGTACTCGGCGGCGTACCGCTGAAGCTACTCTACGCGCTTAACGCCATAGGCGAGACGAAGAAAAGTGCTTAA
- the rplL gene encoding 50S ribosomal protein L7/L12, giving the protein MAEVKKEEVVKYIENMTVIELADFVKELEEKFGVSAAAPVAVAAAPAGGAAVEEKTEFDVVLTSFGAEKIKVIKEVRAVTGLGLKEAKDLVEGAPKSMKEGVSKDEAEGIKKKVEAAGAKVEIK; this is encoded by the coding sequence ATGGCAGAGGTAAAGAAAGAGGAAGTAGTTAAGTACATAGAGAACATGACGGTAATCGAGCTTGCCGACTTCGTAAAGGAGCTCGAGGAGAAGTTCGGCGTGAGTGCCGCCGCACCGGTAGCGGTTGCCGCGGCACCGGCCGGAGGGGCGGCGGTCGAGGAGAAGACCGAGTTCGACGTGGTGCTGACGTCGTTTGGCGCCGAGAAGATAAAGGTCATAAAGGAGGTAAGGGCCGTCACGGGTCTCGGGCTTAAGGAAGCCAAGGACCTCGTCGAGGGAGCGCCCAAGAGCATGAAGGAGGGTGTCTCCAAGGATGAGGCCGAGGGGATAAAGAAGAAGGTCGAGGCCGCAGGGGCCAAGGTCGAGATAAAGTAG